In one Streptomyces venezuelae genomic region, the following are encoded:
- the trpA gene encoding tryptophan synthase subunit alpha, which translates to MSGNIQLLNDALAGAKAEGRAALIAYLPAGFPTVDGGIAAVKAVFDGGADVVEVGLPHSDPVLDGPVIQTADDIALRGGLKIRDVMRTVREAHAATGKPVLVMTYWNPIDRYGVERFTAELAEAGGAGCILPDLPVQESALWREHAEKHDLATVFVVAPSSKDERLATITAAGSGFVYAASLMGVTGTRESVGAQAQDLVRRTKATTELPVCVGLGVSNARQAVEVAGFADGVIVGSAFVQRMLDAPDEAAGLAAVRALAGELADGVRGKA; encoded by the coding sequence GTGAGCGGCAACATCCAGCTGTTGAACGACGCCCTCGCCGGCGCGAAGGCCGAGGGCCGCGCCGCCCTCATCGCCTACCTGCCCGCGGGCTTCCCCACCGTCGACGGCGGCATCGCGGCCGTCAAGGCGGTCTTCGACGGCGGCGCCGACGTGGTCGAGGTCGGCCTGCCGCACTCCGACCCGGTGCTCGACGGCCCGGTCATCCAGACCGCCGACGACATCGCGCTGCGCGGCGGCCTCAAGATCCGCGACGTCATGCGCACCGTCCGCGAGGCCCACGCGGCGACCGGCAAGCCGGTGCTCGTCATGACGTACTGGAACCCGATCGACCGCTACGGCGTGGAGCGCTTCACCGCCGAGCTCGCCGAGGCGGGCGGCGCGGGCTGCATCCTGCCGGACCTGCCCGTCCAAGAGTCCGCGCTGTGGCGGGAGCACGCCGAGAAGCACGACCTGGCGACGGTCTTCGTCGTCGCGCCGAGCAGCAAGGACGAGCGGCTCGCCACGATCACCGCGGCGGGCTCCGGCTTCGTCTACGCGGCGTCCCTGATGGGCGTCACCGGCACCCGTGAGTCGGTGGGCGCGCAGGCGCAGGACCTGGTGCGGCGCACCAAGGCCACCACCGAACTGCCGGTCTGCGTCGGCCTCGGCGTCTCCAACGCACGCCAGGCCGTCGAGGTCGCTGGCTTCGCCGACGGCGTGATCGTCGGCTCCGCGTTCGTGCAGCGGATGCTCGACGCGCCGGACGAGGCCGCCGGGCTCGCCGCCGTGCGCGCGCTCGCCGGTGAGCTCGCGGACGGGGTCCGCGGGAAGGCGTGA
- a CDS encoding DsbA family protein yields MSEKNREGKRSARERLAEERDRQKAREKQRRALIVGAAVVGVLGLAAVVGLLAANSGDDKSDTAGPVVAPEGASDKDGPAIPVGKDSAKSTLTIWEDFRCPACKGFEDGYRSTIHELADKGQLKIEYHLATLIDGNMGGSGSKRAANAAACAQDAGKFLPYHDVLFKNQPAETDDAFSKNSKLIELAGQVDGLDGDSFKKCVEDGKHDSWVDKSNKAFQDAKLRGTPTVRLNGKDIFGDQNNPLSPQKLKQKVEEANRN; encoded by the coding sequence GTGAGCGAGAAGAACCGTGAGGGAAAACGATCGGCCCGTGAGCGGCTGGCGGAAGAGCGAGATCGGCAGAAGGCGCGCGAGAAGCAGCGCCGGGCACTGATCGTGGGCGCCGCGGTGGTCGGCGTCCTCGGACTCGCCGCCGTGGTGGGGCTGCTCGCCGCCAATTCCGGCGACGACAAGAGCGACACGGCGGGCCCGGTGGTCGCGCCCGAGGGGGCGAGTGACAAGGACGGGCCCGCGATCCCCGTCGGCAAGGACAGCGCCAAGTCCACCCTCACCATCTGGGAGGACTTCCGCTGCCCGGCCTGCAAGGGCTTCGAGGACGGCTATCGCTCGACGATCCACGAGCTCGCCGACAAGGGGCAGCTCAAGATCGAGTATCACCTGGCCACGCTCATCGACGGGAACATGGGCGGCAGCGGCTCCAAGCGCGCGGCCAACGCAGCGGCCTGCGCCCAGGACGCGGGCAAGTTCCTGCCGTACCACGACGTGCTGTTCAAGAACCAGCCCGCCGAGACGGACGACGCGTTCAGCAAGAACAGCAAGCTGATCGAGCTCGCCGGGCAGGTGGACGGCCTGGACGGCGACTCCTTCAAGAAGTGCGTCGAGGACGGCAAGCACGACAGCTGGGTCGACAAGTCCAACAAGGCGTTCCAGGACGCGAAGCTGCGGGGCACGCCCACGGTGCGGCTCAACGGCAAGGACATCTTCGGCGACCAGAACAACCCGCTGTCGCCGCAGAAACTGAAGCAGAAGGTCGAAGAGGCGAACCGGAACTGA
- the lgt gene encoding prolipoprotein diacylglyceryl transferase: MDLAFIPSPSRGVVELGPIPLRGYAFCIIIGVFVAVWLGNKRWIARGGRSGTVADIAVWAVPFGLVGGRLYHVITDYQLYFSDGRDWVDAFKIWEGGLGIWGAIALGAVGAWIGCRRRGIPLPAWADALAPGIALAQAIGRWGNWFNQELYGKATDVPWALKITSAEDGRVPGTYHPTFLYESLWCIGVAALVIWADRRFKLGHGRAFALYVAAYCAGRGWIEYMRVDDAHHVLGLRLNVWTAIVVFLLAVAYLVVSAKKHPGREEIVEPEDEASASAAGSATDSPKLTKSEDKSSEAKSSEDKSSEADAAKADASKVDAKSAASDEGAGSAKKS; this comes from the coding sequence ATGGACCTTGCCTTCATTCCCAGTCCGTCGCGCGGTGTGGTCGAACTAGGACCCATCCCGTTGCGCGGCTACGCGTTCTGCATCATCATCGGCGTCTTCGTAGCCGTCTGGCTCGGCAACAAGCGGTGGATCGCTCGCGGGGGCCGGTCAGGCACCGTGGCCGACATCGCCGTGTGGGCCGTGCCGTTCGGCCTCGTCGGCGGACGCCTCTACCACGTGATCACGGACTACCAGCTGTACTTCAGCGACGGCCGTGACTGGGTGGACGCCTTCAAGATCTGGGAGGGCGGCCTCGGCATCTGGGGCGCGATCGCGCTCGGCGCGGTCGGTGCGTGGATCGGCTGTCGCCGCCGCGGGATTCCGCTGCCGGCCTGGGCCGACGCGCTGGCCCCGGGCATCGCCCTCGCTCAGGCCATCGGCCGGTGGGGCAACTGGTTCAACCAGGAGCTGTACGGCAAGGCCACGGACGTTCCCTGGGCGCTCAAGATCACGTCGGCGGAGGACGGCCGGGTTCCCGGCACGTACCACCCGACGTTCCTGTACGAGTCGCTGTGGTGCATCGGCGTCGCCGCCCTGGTGATCTGGGCCGACCGCCGCTTCAAGCTCGGCCACGGCCGGGCGTTCGCGCTGTACGTCGCCGCGTACTGCGCGGGGCGCGGCTGGATCGAGTACATGCGGGTCGACGACGCGCACCACGTGCTCGGCCTGCGTCTGAACGTGTGGACCGCCATCGTGGTGTTCCTGCTCGCGGTCGCGTACCTCGTGGTGTCGGCGAAGAAGCACCCCGGGCGCGAGGAGATCGTGGAGCCGGAGGACGAGGCGTCCGCGTCGGCCGCCGGGAGCGCCACGGACTCCCCGAAGCTCACGAAGTCCGAGGACAAGTCCTCCGAGGCCAAGTCTTCGGAGGACAAGTCCTCCGAGGCCGACGCTGCCAAGGCCGACGCTTCGAAGGTCGACGCCAAGTCCGCGGCGTCCGACGAGGGAGCCGGGTCGGCGAAGAAGAGCTGA
- a CDS encoding HpcH/HpaI aldolase/citrate lyase family protein, producing MTTPSPLTWLYAPGDRPDVVAKALLAGADAVIVDLEDAVAPDRKEYARAATVEFLSSPQPLPVHVRVNALDGPLAEADLRAIAPLPGVAGLRLPKVTTRAEVIRVAERAVPADGGAPALHALVESALGLEHAFAIATAHPALRGISIGEADLRADLGVRDDTGLDWARSRVVVAARAAGLAPPAQSVHPDIRDLAGLAASCARGRTLGFLGRAAIHPRQLPVIERAYLPTPAEIERAEEITKAAASDEGALALPDGRFVDKAVVEGARRVLALARRK from the coding sequence ATGACCACCCCCTCCCCCCTCACCTGGCTCTACGCCCCCGGCGACCGCCCCGACGTCGTCGCCAAGGCCCTCCTCGCAGGGGCCGACGCCGTCATCGTCGACCTGGAGGACGCCGTCGCCCCCGACCGCAAGGAGTACGCACGCGCCGCGACCGTCGAGTTCCTCTCGTCGCCGCAGCCGCTGCCCGTCCACGTGCGCGTGAACGCCCTGGACGGGCCCCTCGCCGAGGCCGACCTGCGCGCCATCGCCCCGCTTCCGGGCGTGGCCGGGCTGCGGCTGCCCAAGGTCACCACCCGCGCCGAGGTCATCCGCGTCGCCGAACGCGCCGTCCCCGCCGACGGCGGCGCCCCCGCCCTGCACGCCCTCGTCGAGTCCGCACTCGGCCTGGAGCACGCCTTCGCCATCGCCACCGCGCACCCCGCCCTGCGCGGCATCTCCATCGGCGAGGCCGATCTCCGCGCCGACCTGGGCGTACGCGACGACACGGGCCTCGACTGGGCCCGCTCCCGCGTCGTGGTCGCCGCACGGGCGGCAGGTCTCGCGCCGCCCGCGCAGTCGGTCCACCCGGACATCCGCGACCTCGCCGGACTCGCCGCGTCCTGCGCCCGGGGCCGCACCCTCGGCTTCCTCGGCCGCGCGGCGATCCACCCGCGTCAGCTCCCCGTGATCGAGCGGGCCTACCTCCCCACCCCCGCGGAGATCGAGCGGGCGGAGGAGATCACCAAGGCGGCCGCGTCGGACGAGGGCGCCCTGGCCCTGCCGGACGGCCGCTTCGTGGACAAGGCGGTGGTGGAGGGGGCCCGGCGGGTCCTGGCACTGGCGCGCAGGAAGTGA
- a CDS encoding CaiB/BaiF CoA transferase family protein, producing the protein MTTHTAPEPAPLTGLRVLDLATLFAGPLAATMLGDFGAEVIKVEHPTRPDPSRGHGPSKDGVGLWWKLLGRNKRTTTLDLSTPGGRATLLRLAATSDVIVENFRPGTLEKWGLGWEELSAANPRLVLARVTGFGQFGPYSRRPGFGTLAEAMSGFAAITGEPDGPPTLPPFGLADSIAGLATAYAVMTALAARDRTGEGQVVDMAIIEPILTVLGPQPLWYDQLGHVQPRTGNRSTNNAPRNTYRTADDKWVAVSTSAQSIAERLMRLVGRPDLIAEPWFATGAERARHADVLDGAVGAWIAQHSRAEVIEAFEAAEAAVAPIQDVREVMADPQYAALDTLTTVDDPELGPLRMQNVLFRLSATPGAIHWAGRPHGADTEAVLTELGLTPDDITTLRKEGAL; encoded by the coding sequence ATGACCACCCATACGGCCCCCGAACCCGCCCCTCTCACCGGGCTCCGCGTCCTCGACCTCGCCACGCTCTTCGCGGGCCCCCTCGCCGCCACGATGCTCGGCGACTTCGGCGCGGAGGTCATCAAGGTCGAACACCCCACGCGCCCCGACCCCTCCCGAGGCCACGGCCCCTCCAAGGACGGCGTCGGCCTGTGGTGGAAGCTGCTGGGCCGCAACAAGCGCACGACGACCCTCGACCTGTCCACGCCCGGCGGCCGCGCCACCCTGCTGCGCCTGGCCGCCACCAGCGACGTGATCGTCGAGAACTTCCGCCCCGGCACGCTGGAGAAGTGGGGACTGGGCTGGGAGGAGCTGAGCGCGGCCAACCCGCGCCTCGTCCTCGCCCGCGTCACCGGGTTCGGCCAGTTCGGCCCGTACTCGCGCCGTCCCGGCTTCGGCACGCTCGCCGAGGCCATGAGCGGCTTCGCGGCGATCACGGGTGAGCCGGACGGGCCGCCGACCCTGCCGCCGTTCGGCCTCGCCGACTCGATCGCGGGCCTCGCGACGGCGTACGCGGTGATGACGGCCCTCGCCGCCCGCGACCGCACCGGCGAGGGCCAGGTGGTCGACATGGCGATCATCGAGCCGATCCTCACGGTCCTCGGCCCGCAGCCGCTCTGGTACGACCAGCTGGGCCACGTACAGCCCCGCACCGGCAACCGCTCCACCAACAACGCGCCGCGCAACACCTACCGCACGGCGGACGACAAGTGGGTCGCCGTCTCCACCTCGGCCCAGTCGATCGCGGAACGGCTCATGCGTCTGGTCGGGCGCCCGGACCTGATCGCGGAGCCGTGGTTCGCGACGGGGGCGGAGCGGGCCCGCCACGCGGACGTCCTGGACGGGGCGGTCGGCGCGTGGATCGCGCAGCACAGCCGCGCCGAGGTGATCGAGGCCTTCGAGGCGGCGGAGGCGGCGGTCGCCCCCATCCAGGACGTACGCGAGGTCATGGCCGATCCCCAGTACGCGGCCCTCGACACCCTCACGACGGTCGACGACCCGGAACTCGGCCCCCTGCGCATGCAGAACGTCCTCTTCCGCCTCTCCGCGACCCCCGGCGCGATCCACTGGGCCGGCCGCCCCCACGGCGCCGACACGGAAGCGGTCCTCACGGAACTGGGCCTGACCCCCGACGACATCACCACCCTCCGCAAGGAGGGCGCCCTATGA
- the rbsK gene encoding ribokinase, which yields MTPTPHIAVLGSANMDLVAYVTEAPRRGETVTGREFRTVPGGKGANQAVAAARAGATVSMIGAVGNDAYGAQLRSALEHSGIETDSLRTVEAPTGTAHIVVDDEGGNAIVVIPGANGTVTALAPGDEGLIASADALMLQLEVPLDGVLAAARAARSHGVRTILTPAPAQPLPPELLAAVDLLLPNEHEAATLTGIADDPHAAARALLSQVPEVVVTLGSRGSLYASRDTEPVTVPARQVAAVDTTGAGDTFAGALAVALAEGNSVAEALGWASAAAALSVQRPGASASMPCRKEIDDEAGTTS from the coding sequence ATGACCCCCACGCCCCACATCGCCGTCCTCGGCAGCGCCAACATGGATCTCGTCGCGTACGTCACCGAGGCACCGCGGCGCGGCGAGACCGTGACGGGCCGCGAGTTCCGCACCGTCCCCGGCGGCAAGGGCGCCAACCAGGCCGTCGCGGCGGCCCGCGCGGGCGCCACCGTCTCGATGATCGGAGCCGTCGGCAACGACGCGTACGGCGCGCAGCTCAGGTCCGCCCTCGAACACTCCGGCATCGAGACCGACTCCCTGCGCACCGTCGAGGCGCCCACCGGCACCGCGCACATCGTCGTCGACGACGAGGGCGGCAACGCGATCGTCGTGATCCCCGGCGCCAACGGCACCGTCACCGCGCTCGCCCCCGGCGACGAGGGCCTGATCGCCTCCGCCGACGCGCTGATGCTTCAGCTGGAGGTGCCGCTCGACGGGGTGCTCGCCGCCGCGCGGGCCGCCCGGAGCCACGGCGTCCGTACCATCCTCACGCCCGCACCCGCCCAGCCCCTGCCGCCCGAACTCCTCGCCGCGGTCGACCTGTTGCTCCCCAACGAACACGAGGCCGCCACCCTCACCGGCATCGCCGACGACCCGCACGCCGCCGCGCGCGCACTGCTCTCCCAGGTGCCCGAGGTCGTCGTCACCCTCGGCTCGCGCGGCAGCCTGTACGCCTCGCGCGACACCGAGCCCGTGACGGTGCCCGCCCGACAGGTCGCGGCGGTCGACACCACGGGCGCGGGCGACACGTTCGCGGGCGCGCTCGCCGTGGCGCTCGCCGAGGGCAACTCCGTTGCGGAGGCGCTGGGTTGGGCGTCCGCGGCGGCGGCACTCTCGGTACAGCGCCCGGGGGCATCGGCGTCCATGCCGTGCCGCAAGGAGATCGACGACGAGGCAGGCACGACATCATGA
- a CDS encoding ADP-ribosylglycohydrolase family protein produces MIRLTWVQPEDLVGHELRQAELEGRDVAAVRCRWLTAGGERAPATAGASPAPAPARLRLLAERLLDELRPPPWHGGPDIPVPNAEPGPGPTAGASEAAGLRDRLHAAWLGRAAGCLLGKPVEKLPLDGIRSLAKATGNWPLTTWFTERGVPPRLKAAYPWNRRSAPTSLAENIDGMPEDDDLNFPLLNLVLLQRHGKGFTTDDVARLWLDELPAGRTFTAERVAYRNLLQGIEPPHTATHRNPFREWIGALIRADVHGWTNPGAPGAAAGQARRDAVLSHTENGVYGAMFTAATIAAAAGGRADVHACLDAGLSVVPAESRLAHAVRHAVRLAHDTADFDDVVDDLHARHGTHHWVHVVPNAALLAAALTHADGDFTGSITRAVSGGWDTDSNGATAGSVAGLLAGRADALPDRWTAPLKNRLATSVGDFNGIGFDALADLTTELSTREAPPS; encoded by the coding sequence GTGATCCGCCTGACCTGGGTCCAGCCGGAGGACCTCGTCGGCCACGAGCTGCGCCAGGCGGAGCTGGAGGGGCGCGACGTGGCGGCGGTGCGCTGCCGCTGGCTGACGGCGGGCGGCGAGAGGGCCCCGGCGACCGCGGGCGCGTCCCCGGCTCCGGCACCGGCCCGCCTCCGCCTCCTCGCCGAGCGGCTCCTGGACGAGCTGCGCCCTCCCCCGTGGCACGGCGGGCCGGACATCCCCGTGCCGAACGCCGAACCCGGACCCGGCCCCACGGCCGGGGCGTCGGAGGCGGCCGGACTGCGCGACCGCCTGCACGCCGCCTGGCTCGGCAGGGCCGCGGGCTGCCTCCTCGGCAAACCCGTGGAGAAGCTCCCCCTCGACGGCATCCGAAGCCTCGCCAAGGCCACCGGCAACTGGCCGCTCACCACCTGGTTCACGGAGCGCGGCGTCCCGCCGAGGCTCAAGGCCGCGTACCCCTGGAACCGCCGCTCCGCGCCGACCTCCCTCGCCGAGAACATCGACGGCATGCCCGAGGACGACGACCTCAACTTCCCGCTCCTCAACCTCGTCCTGCTCCAGCGCCACGGCAAGGGCTTCACCACCGACGACGTGGCGCGGCTCTGGCTCGACGAACTCCCCGCCGGCCGCACCTTCACCGCCGAACGCGTCGCCTACCGCAACCTTCTCCAGGGCATCGAGCCCCCGCACACCGCCACCCACCGCAATCCGTTCCGCGAGTGGATCGGCGCCCTGATCCGCGCCGACGTGCACGGCTGGACCAACCCCGGGGCGCCCGGCGCGGCCGCCGGACAGGCCCGCCGCGACGCCGTGCTCAGCCACACGGAGAACGGCGTGTACGGCGCCATGTTCACCGCGGCCACGATCGCGGCGGCGGCGGGCGGCCGCGCCGACGTCCACGCCTGCCTGGACGCGGGCCTCTCCGTCGTACCGGCCGAGTCGCGGCTGGCCCACGCGGTCCGCCACGCAGTCCGACTCGCGCACGACACCGCGGACTTCGACGACGTCGTGGACGACCTCCACGCCCGCCACGGCACCCACCACTGGGTCCACGTCGTCCCCAACGCCGCCCTGCTCGCCGCCGCGCTCACCCACGCCGACGGCGACTTCACCGGCTCCATCACCCGCGCGGTGTCCGGCGGCTGGGACACCGACTCCAACGGCGCGACCGCGGGCTCCGTCGCCGGGCTGCTCGCCGGCCGCGCCGACGCGCTCCCCGACCGGTGGACGGCGCCCCTCAAGAACCGGCTCGCCACCTCCGTGGGCGACTTCAACGGCATCGGCTTCGACGCCCTGGCAGACCTCACCACCGAACTCTCCACACGGGAGGCACCCCCCTCATGA
- a CDS encoding ADP-ribosylglycohydrolase family protein, with protein MTTKSTSPVPADTTAHPEPSLSDRVTGCLVGAAVGDALGGPVEGYAPEQIAERHGGRVHGIVGPWNGDDWRTARPIAPYHKGDGHVTDDTLMTHALVRVYATVRDHLDAYAVADHLVPDLMTTPRWIPELEADALPLHRIFLAEKWLVARLHYGHVDPREAGAGNIVNCGAAMYMAPVGLVNAADPRAAYGEALDVAGAHQSSYGREAAGVFAAAVAAACTPGATPESVVEACLALAKDGTRAAIEAVAEVAVRHREFETALAPVRAAVAPFDTVGPDYRAPSLGARRPSRLHSIEELPVALGMLLVGGSDYRRTVLGSVNYGRDCDSIATMSGAIVGALHGEEAVPDDWSVRVAEASRLDLRAPAAALTEVAREIFARDTGRRRAHEAAFAALTAGAPAGAER; from the coding sequence ATGACAACCAAATCGACCTCACCGGTTCCGGCGGACACGACGGCGCACCCTGAGCCCTCGCTGTCCGACCGCGTCACGGGCTGCCTCGTCGGCGCCGCCGTCGGCGACGCGCTCGGCGGCCCCGTCGAGGGGTACGCGCCCGAGCAGATCGCCGAGCGGCACGGCGGCCGCGTGCACGGCATCGTCGGCCCCTGGAACGGCGACGACTGGCGCACCGCCCGGCCCATCGCGCCGTACCACAAGGGCGACGGACACGTCACCGACGACACCTTGATGACGCACGCGCTGGTCCGCGTGTACGCGACCGTCCGCGACCACCTCGACGCCTACGCCGTGGCCGACCACCTGGTCCCCGACCTGATGACGACCCCGCGCTGGATCCCGGAGCTGGAGGCCGACGCGCTGCCCCTGCACCGGATCTTCCTCGCCGAGAAGTGGCTCGTGGCCCGGCTCCACTACGGCCACGTCGACCCGCGGGAGGCCGGGGCCGGGAACATCGTCAACTGCGGTGCGGCGATGTACATGGCGCCGGTCGGCCTGGTCAACGCCGCCGACCCGAGGGCCGCGTACGGCGAGGCCCTCGACGTCGCGGGCGCCCACCAGTCGTCGTACGGCAGGGAGGCGGCCGGCGTCTTCGCGGCGGCGGTCGCGGCGGCCTGCACGCCGGGCGCCACCCCGGAGTCGGTGGTGGAGGCATGCCTCGCCCTCGCCAAGGACGGCACGCGCGCCGCGATCGAGGCGGTGGCCGAAGTCGCCGTGCGGCACCGGGAGTTCGAGACGGCGCTGGCCCCCGTCCGCGCCGCCGTCGCCCCCTTCGACACCGTCGGCCCGGACTACCGCGCCCCGTCCCTCGGCGCCCGCCGCCCCTCCCGGCTGCACTCCATCGAGGAGCTCCCCGTCGCCCTCGGCATGCTCCTGGTCGGCGGGTCCGACTACCGCCGCACGGTGCTCGGGTCCGTCAACTACGGCCGCGACTGCGACTCCATCGCGACGATGAGCGGCGCGATCGTGGGCGCGCTGCACGGCGAGGAGGCGGTGCCCGACGACTGGTCCGTGCGGGTCGCCGAGGCCAGCCGCCTCGACCTGCGCGCACCGGCGGCGGCCCTGACCGAGGTGGCGCGGGAGATCTTCGCCCGTGACACCGGGCGGCGCCGCGCCCACGAGGCGGCCTTCGCGGCCCTGACGGCCGGCGCCCCCGCGGGGGCCGAACGGTGA
- a CDS encoding ADP-ribosylglycohydrolase family protein translates to MNGRPAAATPSPLGGTAATTAAGQAATPVGRRAAGRWGSPLRERGRELGGGWAQPPVPAATYGSAPERNGSHAEALLLGLAAGDAAGWPAARHRASRMPEWTRRLTRELDTFAEQNATTTLPVPIALNQPPEPLRLGPSDDAEWAAFTAESVLRAGPGNDHLDVRTALDLAWTTLAAEIAAAADRAPEVESAVLPLRARISVRAGLGNLATGLRPPATGHDNPHYFDDAACVRACVLALVHPGDPERAAGLAEFDARYTQDGDGVHGARAMAAAVAAALGGADVDTAVDRALDQLPEHTEIGRNARHAVKTARAQPEEDGAFALVPFLEHQIVDHVYSYGIAAAETVPVALALATAARGRIGEAVPAAACLSRVADSAPALAGALTGVLGTAAAIPAAWRDACRALSGCALPRLAGTDLVELAGRLADAERATPGGQSRHDVHDNQIDLTGSGGHDGAP, encoded by the coding sequence GTGAACGGCCGGCCTGCCGCCGCGACCCCCTCCCCTCTCGGCGGCACCGCCGCTACCACCGCGGCCGGGCAAGCCGCCACCCCTGTGGGCAGGCGTGCCGCAGGGCGATGGGGGTCCCCCCTGCGCGAGCGCGGCCGAGAGCTTGGGGGAGGGTGGGCACAGCCCCCGGTGCCGGCTGCGACATACGGGAGCGCCCCGGAACGCAACGGCTCCCACGCCGAAGCGCTACTGCTGGGCCTGGCCGCGGGCGACGCCGCAGGGTGGCCCGCAGCCCGCCACAGGGCATCCCGCATGCCCGAGTGGACACGGCGACTCACCCGCGAGCTCGACACCTTCGCCGAGCAGAACGCCACGACCACCCTCCCCGTCCCCATCGCCCTGAACCAGCCCCCGGAACCCCTCCGCCTCGGCCCCTCCGACGACGCGGAATGGGCGGCGTTCACCGCGGAGTCCGTACTCCGCGCCGGACCGGGCAACGACCACCTGGACGTACGGACCGCGCTCGACCTCGCCTGGACCACCCTCGCCGCCGAGATCGCCGCCGCCGCGGACCGCGCCCCCGAGGTCGAGTCCGCCGTGCTCCCCCTGCGCGCCCGCATCTCCGTCCGCGCCGGTCTCGGCAACCTCGCCACGGGCCTGCGCCCGCCCGCCACCGGTCACGACAACCCGCACTACTTCGACGACGCGGCCTGCGTACGGGCCTGCGTGCTCGCCCTGGTCCACCCCGGCGACCCCGAACGGGCCGCCGGTCTCGCGGAGTTCGACGCCCGCTACACCCAGGACGGCGACGGTGTGCACGGCGCCCGCGCCATGGCCGCCGCGGTCGCCGCCGCGCTCGGCGGCGCCGACGTCGACACCGCCGTGGACCGCGCGCTCGACCAGCTCCCGGAGCACACGGAGATCGGCAGGAACGCCCGGCACGCCGTGAAGACGGCCCGCGCCCAGCCGGAGGAGGACGGCGCCTTCGCCCTCGTACCGTTCCTGGAGCACCAGATCGTCGACCACGTCTACAGCTACGGCATCGCCGCCGCCGAGACCGTGCCGGTCGCCCTCGCCCTGGCCACCGCGGCGCGCGGCCGCATCGGCGAGGCGGTGCCCGCCGCCGCGTGCCTGTCGCGCGTCGCGGACTCCGCGCCCGCGCTGGCCGGGGCGCTGACCGGCGTCCTCGGCACGGCGGCCGCGATCCCCGCCGCCTGGCGCGACGCCTGCCGCGCCCTGTCGGGCTGCGCGCTCCCCCGGCTCGCCGGCACCGACCTGGTGGAACTCGCCGGGCGCCTCGCAGACGCGGAACGGGCCACCCCAGGTGGACAATCCCGACATGACGTCCATGACAACCAAATCGACCTCACCGGTTCCGGCGGACACGACGGCGCACCCTGA
- a CDS encoding ADP-ribosylglycohydrolase family protein, translating to MASTACVPSVPAPGDADDLRERARGALLGLAVGDALGAPAENMKPSEIRRRWGRITGYVAEHPAGTDDTEYAIFSGLLLARHGSALTVAHVEKAWHQWIADLDEGPFRGAGFSERGTLENLRRGLAAPISAQHRHAWSDGLAMRAAPFGVFAAGDPHEAARLVAIDGSVSHDGEGIYGGRAVAAGVAAAMTGAPVEAVVAAALAVIPEDSWTSRSLRRAVAVADRGERAVRSAVVIGGYPWTDLAPEAVGLAFGAYAVARGDFGDAVLCAVNMGRDADTTAAVAGALSGATCGASAIPLAWSTAIAAARGTCLPSMRGHHVLDVADLLTPDGETR from the coding sequence ATGGCGTCCACCGCATGCGTTCCCTCGGTCCCGGCGCCAGGTGACGCCGACGACCTCCGCGAGCGGGCGCGCGGCGCGCTGCTCGGCCTCGCGGTCGGCGACGCGCTCGGCGCGCCCGCCGAGAACATGAAACCGTCCGAGATCCGCCGCCGCTGGGGCCGCATCACGGGATACGTCGCCGAACACCCGGCGGGCACGGACGACACGGAGTACGCGATCTTCTCCGGCCTGCTCCTCGCCCGGCACGGGTCGGCGCTCACGGTCGCGCACGTCGAGAAGGCGTGGCACCAGTGGATCGCGGACCTGGACGAGGGCCCGTTCCGCGGCGCGGGCTTCAGCGAACGCGGCACCCTGGAGAACCTGCGCAGGGGCCTCGCCGCGCCGATCTCCGCCCAGCACCGGCACGCGTGGAGCGACGGTCTCGCGATGCGGGCCGCGCCCTTCGGCGTCTTCGCCGCGGGCGACCCGCACGAAGCGGCCCGCCTGGTCGCGATCGACGGCTCCGTCAGCCATGACGGCGAGGGGATCTACGGTGGCCGGGCGGTGGCGGCGGGGGTCGCCGCGGCCATGACGGGCGCCCCGGTGGAGGCGGTGGTGGCGGCGGCCCTCGCGGTCATCCCCGAGGACTCCTGGACATCCCGCTCCCTGCGCCGCGCGGTGGCGGTCGCCGACCGCGGCGAACGCGCGGTGCGCTCCGCGGTGGTCATCGGCGGCTACCCCTGGACGGACCTCGCGCCGGAGGCGGTCGGGCTCGCCTTCGGGGCGTACGCGGTGGCGCGCGGGGACTTCGGCGACGCGGTGCTCTGCGCGGTGAACATGGGCCGGGACGCGGACACGACGGCGGCGGTGGCGGGCGCGCTCTCCGGCGCGACGTGCGGCGCCTCGGCGATCCCCCTTGCTTGGTCGACGGCGATCGCCGCGGCGCGGGGCACGTGCTTGCCGTCGATGAGGGGCCACCACGTACTGGACGTGGCGGACCTCTTGACCCCGGACGGAGAGACACGGTGA